CTAATGTGGTTGGCAATCTTGAAATAGATCCCCTTCCTCAATTAGtggtaattaattatttcaacctacttattaaaataataattaatcagATAACTATGTCATCTCATCTTATCTTATactttgtacttttttaaacCTAACAGTTCAgactattaaattattattttctctaATATCATTCTCgtggtttgaatttttttactaaatattTGTCGCTTCTGTTTTTTATGAAAGGCTTATAactaatttatttctttataaATATCTATTATTAGTAATTATATATTGCAAAACTTCAAAGCAATGTTGCTGACATCATTTCAACCTTTAACAACTAATAAAGTGTAacgtaatttaatttattttattttattgttgatGAGGTGCAACAGCCTAATTGAGTTTGATTTTTACGAATAAAACATTTGAATGACATGAAATAGTTgacatattttttaataaattgatttattttggCGACTTCTCCTCGAATCTTAAAGTTTTGTGCGGTTGGATTAAAAATTAAGTGGTTAATCTATCACTCCCTTtagattaatataaaattcttgCCACCAccatgtatatatttttatttggcCAATTTGAAAAGAATACTAAAATTTGGTCATTATTGTTTACTCCACAACCTTCAaattgggctgaaaatttctgTAATTTGGTTTGCTAGCTCACAGTTTtcccataataaaaaaaactgttTGCATCCAATAAAAAAACGTCATTATTTTCCAACTTATTTTTTTACAGTTACAGTACATTGGAATatgaccaaattttataattcagAACATTATAAAATAAAGTTATACACTAATTGCAAATAGTTACATTTATCTATTTACATGACAAATAAACTATTTTAAGTCTTTCAACGACAAAAATTTAGTTACATATAGTATTTGTTTGGttatatatagaaaacaatttttattgTAGTCAATTTCAAtgtatattactactattaaactTAGACATTGTTTGCATGTTGGTTTAGTTCCTTTGGAtgtatttaaattcaatattaTTGCTTAAAAGTAAGCTCTTCAACTTAATTACTTAATAAAAGATTATCCAAACACCCTAAGTCCTTTTCATGCATTAGGTGATGCAATTATACTTATTTAGTCACTATTTATTTAAACATATCCCTTAATCTTATTCTAGATTGATTAGCAACTTAGACAAGAAAGTTGTCTCcaaatttcttttactttacttttcttttcttttgacattaaattcaaatcacacaaaacaaaagcaGCCGAAACGTTGACGTTGCGTTCAAGTATTACTCATTATtcttattacaaaattaaattaacaatttactttatttatataCAAATCAAACATCTAAACTAATGACGCGTAATAGATCATCAATTGACAAGTCTTCTAGTTGTTTCTTCACAATGTCTcattcaaaaaattaattaaattaaatctctaTATCGATACAGATGTACCAACTGATATGAAATCAATTAAAACATTCATacttttaataaaaattcaaattgtataatatttttttaataattcgaTTATACATGTCAAGTTACATAGTGAGTTGCACCAAGATATCCAATTAGATAATATACCCTTTATAATATGCATTATCCTAGATTATTAGATGATGGCTTCCTTGATTTGACTATATATTTCAAAATCacaatcaaacatttaaatatcaCTAGAAAGATATAACCATTTTCAAACTCCGAATTGACAAAAAACATAACACGTTATTACAATCCAAACATATAtatgaacattggagcttgtaACAATCGATTCTTCGGAAGGCAAACGAGAATTGGTCGCAAATGGTTCTTTATTAGACCACCACttcgagttctcgttggtcaagACCACATTGATCATACGTGCTTGATTCTTTGCCAAACCACCCTTCTGGGTCATATTCCAAATATCATTGTTGATCACAACTGACTTCCACATACCACCACCCTTATTCGTTTGAACTCTCGATGAAAACGTCAATATTACAGATCCATTATCAAAATATAAACGACTAATCTGTTAAAAAAGAGAgttcatttaatttataaactcgACCCCAAATTACCCTACACATTAACGCGTGTGACATTAGAGTATGTAACACACTTGCCCTGAGTTACTATCATCTCTCGAGAATCacattaaattttctttttatatactccacttTTCTTCCATCGGGGACCCTCCCCCATCACCATGTCACATTTTCACATCTGTAAAATGAAATCATAATTTCGTTTAATTTGTATTTATGTGAATTGATGGGGTGTCACATTAGACGAATACAAGTGTTGGTTCAATCAATTTAAAGCTTAATTGtgtaaaagaacaaaaaaaaaagtggggCCCAAGCCGTATCTTGGACCACGACTACTTGATTATATAAAAACAAACGTATGTTTGTATTCACGCCATGCACGTTGCTTTGCCcaattttcatttattcaaTTGTCCATTTTAAATGTATGTTGATGCATTTAATGTGAGAGTTTCCATCGATGTGATATGTTACCTTATTGTAGTCATggttttggaattttttttgaagttgTGAAGATTGGATTGTCAATTTTGGCCAATCAACTTTATTATTGGATTAATTAGGGTTTGCTTAAGATTCGGTAAAACTGCCGATTGACGTTGTTTAAGGCTATGGTTCGATTGTTGTTTACATTTGTTATCTTTTCGTTTCGTTGTTCTTTATGATTAtctgattttgttgattgttttTGTGTGCGTTGCTAATGTTTTCTTTCTGTTAGTTTGTTTGACTGGTGGATGATTTGACATATATTTGTAACTGTTCGTCTGACAATAActctctccttctcttttgGTGGTTTAGAGCATTTTTTGTATCATAAGAAATACAATCCTTCAATTTAGCATAATTTCGTCTAGAAGTTGATTTCACACAATAACTTTCAATTCTACAATGATATTGCAAATTCAACTTAATGTTTTTTTAAGAGAAAAGGTAATGTTTTTCTAGATTGTCAAATATGAAAACTTGAGCCTCATATTTTACGTGTAAAATTCCATTGCTGTCCATTTCATCACATCACCTATTTTGATTGTAAATTCTCACAAATATGAAGTTGAAAAATcgtttaattaatcaataattgAACTAGTTGTGTGAATCATGGCAAATATAATCAACGAATTTATGATTCATCAAATAAATGGTTTTCTTGTCAACTTAGATTGAGAAAAATTAGTCAACCGACACCATGAATTTTCTCTCTAGCTTTTCAAAGCCCATAAAAacatttgaatattttattagacgatgataatattatataattaaatgtgtTAGTACTCCAATCAAGAATAGGCCCACGTCATTCATGATAAAATGTGACCAAAAGTAACTATAAGAAATGCTatttatacaaatacaattaggCAAGCAATTGTCCTTTTCTTAAACAGTTGCAACCTCTCAGAATAATTGATGTCACCCACTCCCACATAAGATGCATTTGTTActtttaggaaataaaattaaacaacttACTTCAAAATTTTGAATCTAGACATCGAAATTTCAAGAACTAGTCTAACTTGAATCGGTCGTATTCCCATAAAAACTATGGTTCACTTTTacatgtcacattttattattatcgGATGtccatatttctattttagattTACAATATTTGAGAGTAATAGTTagcatatttcactaatttacatttttattttttaattattaaattaatatataaaaagtgTGACTCACATTTTAATAACATAATTATCTTGCAAAACGGATCAGAATTTGACCAATCTAATTCAATAATTTACCCtaagtgtttttatttttgtagaaaaaatagaagaaaattaaTTTGTATGGACCGTCGTTATTGTGTGTCATTTTTCATATAATTGACTTTAAATCTATACATATCCAAAAAGCAGCTTTGAATGCAACAAAACAGTGGTGACAAACGTGGAATCAAATAAGCCCAAAATCATGAAATAAAGTTGTTTGATAAtagtaaatgaaaaaaaaaaacttgattGTGACTCTGTTGTTTGATGTTTATCTGTTTAGGGCTGCtgattaaataaaacaattatatAAGCCTCATGTTTGTTTCCTAGGTCTGGTCAGCAATCACCTATACATAATAAGTTAATAAACAATGTCACTGtttgttgatgatgttgaaatttcatttatttagaATTTATGTGATTTattcaaatcttgaaattttcCTAATGACAATGAGTTGAAGGGTGATTAGATATGTATACATTGAATTAGTTCAAGTGCTTGTTGAAATGTTTTTCCTCGGAATTTTTGGATGAAAGGAATGTCAAATCGAAATGTATATAAAAATTTTTTTTGGTGAACATCTGTTTAGAATATAACTAGCAATCAAATCAATGTATATATGCATGAGTATTCATCCCATGTAAAATTGCAATAAAAGAATAGCAATTAACGAACACAGGGAAACAGAAGCAAATGGACATTTAGTGATTTTAATAGATATATCTCAacctaatttaataaatttcgaaatttggaataaaaatgataaactaATTAGTTGAGCATTCTGCAAAAATAATTATGCTTTGCTCAACCACttattgtttgttttaattgtgcTCAAATATAATGAGCCAATCACCTAGCCCAATATGTTTGTATCTTCAAGGCCCAATATTTGGGCTAAATTTctcaatatttttaattattctatGCAATATATACAATTTTATCCTCACGAGTTTATTATGCAAGAATATTGTTTGAATTTTAGTGCAATATTGTGGAAGCGAAATCTAAACTCATGATGCAATATTAACATAAATGTTATGTAGATTTAAATCAATTCAATTCAGGTGACAGATCTTCACCCGTCATCTCCCGTGCATCGTACACGTGATACACTAGTTTATCCGTAACGCAGTTAAATACACGAGACGAGACGAGACTCCGATTTGCAGAAATTGGATATGTTATCAAACAAAAATGGCGTTAGGAGTCGCAGCATATAAGATCACAGTTGTTATTTAAAATGGCACTACAAGCTCAAAAATAGTTTTCTCCTTACCAAACATGGTATAGTTTTCACTGCTTTATACAAAATGGATGTGATGATGCACAATCTTCCCAGCAGAAGAGATCTGCAAATGACGGTCGATTTCTCAACACTTGAACCCGTTGCAGACAGAGAGGACGATTATGAGGATCAGCGCGACAATAATCGCCAAAACGATCAGCTTGATCTTCATGTTTTGCAGCCACATTTTTCTCCTGATTTGCGTTCCGGTGGTTCTGAAGTCCTGGGCCTAATTAAAAACCAGCGATGAATAGAGATATGTGACGATCTTTGTACGAAGAATCAGTAGCAGTAAAGAAATTATATATTGCAGCTCGAGCAGTAGATGAAGCATAGGGGTGTTTTGTAAATTTGGGAAAACCGGGAATTCAATAATTAGGAGAGTGTTTTCTGGAAAATcgggagtatattttttatggTAATTAAAATATCAAAGAGGCAAAGAAACACAGATGGATATATACCTGATGATGAAGATTTTCGGTCTTATCCACCAGAAGCTCGATCTTCTCACCACGATCTAGAACCTGCATTAAACATATGAGATAGCATCCTACAGTCATTGTTGATTAAACAAAAATACACGAATATTTAAACGTAAACAGGAAAACTAGAAAACAAAATATAGCTATAGTCATGCTAATAGCTATAAATGAAGTTATTATTCAACCGGAAAGCTTCAAAACATTACGAATAATACGGAAAAAATACCATCTTACTTTTAGCATGTACTCAAATGTAGATCTAACAAAATGACCAAAAGTAATCGAATTCAGTTTCACGTGCATAGTTAACGACGTGGAATGATGGAAGTCATTGTACAAGATCGAAAAGTGGTCTCTATACCTTCTCGATATTCTCCATCATAACGCCTTTCACTTCTGAAACCTGAGCCTTAACCTTTGCAAATTTGCTAATCTCCTCGGGGTGCTCGCTGCAGTATAGCATCTGTTCCTTCAACTTTGGTCTACAATACATGTTTTCCAAATTAATTATCGATATAGACATATTCAATAGAACACTATCACTAGAAATTTATGCACCCAAATTCTTTGTTAAGGCCATTCGCAGGAAATGTCGCAGCCTTTCCACCTCCGTATTTTGCTACAAAGTCATCCTTTATGCGTTCTAGAAAAGCCATAGGAAGCTGTCTTCCAGCCGACTCTTCAGCAACAACACAGTATGCTGCACAGAACGTATAAACCACCGTTTTAGAGCTCCGAATTCAACCTTATTGCTTAATAAGCCACTAGATTCTAACTTTCTACAAACATAAATCAGGTTTCAATTTAGCATTAATAGCAATGCATGAAAACAAACGATCAGTCGTTAGGAGTGCTTCAAACACTTCGGCGAAGGCTGAGCTATACTAGATTAGTCTTTCATATCGATTTTATGAATCAGTTAAACGAACTACTTCTCTACAAGCATAAATCACCACGAATCATCTCTCGTTCACACAGAAACCATACGTCTACGGTCTAcctcaaatttcaataaaacaCAGAAATCGGTGTATGAATCGATACCTAACAAATCCAAACCAGCATAAAACTAAACAATTGCGAATTCACGATCTAAGCGAGCAAAtagcaaataaaatcaaacatcttCCGATTCAAAAAAAAAACGATAAACCGCACCAAAGCGCAATCAACTAAGGTGAACAAAGCGATTATTATCAAACTTACTGAATCCGTCGTGAACGAGGTAATTGAAGGTGTGATTATCGCAGTTGTAGGTGAACTTGTTGTTGGAGGCCGGAAGCTTCTGGAGGCACTGATAGGCTATGGAATTGAAGTTGCCGCTGAACTCGGTGTAC
This DNA window, taken from Salvia splendens isolate huo1 chromosome 18, SspV2, whole genome shotgun sequence, encodes the following:
- the LOC121777675 gene encoding vesicle-associated membrane protein 721-like, producing MGQNSRKTLIYALVARGTPPVVLAEYTEFSGNFNSIAYQCLQKLPASNNKFTYNCDNHTFNYLVHDGFTYCVVAEESAGRQLPMAFLERIKDDFVAKYGGGKAATFPANGLNKEFGPKLKEQMLYCSEHPEEISKFAKVKAQVSEVKGVMMENIEKVLDRGEKIELLVDKTENLHHQAQDFRTTGTQIRRKMWLQNMKIKLIVLAIIVALILIIVLSVCNGFKC